tttttactaattgttGAAgtagtgagtgattattggtaaatgaaaaagtgatctTAATGGTAGGcctaaataaaaactaataagaagCTAGTCATATCAACagattgtaaaaatattgtgaaatagTTTATGGTTGTAGCATTATTCAAGGTAAAATGAAGAGAATTCTCATTTCTTCTCAAGAAATGTACTAAActagtaccaaaatattttgtttttatgaataAATTAGATCTTTTACTAgaacataattaaaaactttactAATTTGATGACAGGAGTAAAAATATAGGAGCTAAATtgaatttaacccaaaaaaaaatctaattagtaataataaattggtAAATCAGTAAATTGACTATATTTTGatagcctctttttttttttttctttttctttttaaagttttcaCAAGCTTATCAAACCACTTATTGATCTGACAGCAAAAATGGACTGGTTGGATGCCCTTTGCACACTTCAATTATGAGGGATTAATGGCCTAGTGGCACCAATATATTTGGTAAGTGACCCAACCCTTCCCATTAATATGTGCCCCACGAAACACAAACGACTTTATTGGTCAATAGACTCAATACTTCCACAACTACCTACCTACCTCCCGTCTCATAAAAGTCCATCCCCTCTTCAACTTTGTAGCACTTCCACCCACACCAAAACAAACCATACGTTTTTCTTCTGCAACTCAAAATGAGTGCTAAAAATAAACCATCAGATTCTCATTCCTTGGTCCTCCCATGGAAGACCCGGATCTCCGTCTCCGCCCTCTCCGCTGCCACCGACTTTTTCCGCCGATCTGACGGCACCGTCAACCGCCATATCCTCTCTCTTCTCGACCTCAAAGCAAGCCCTAATCCCAACCCCGTGAAAGGCGTCAAATCTTCAGACATCATGGTCGACCCTTCTCGCAACCTCTGGTTCCGCCTCTTCGTTCCCGCGGACACCGACACCACCACCACTTCCCTCCCCGTCGTCATCTTCTTCCACGGCGGCGGCTTCACTTTCCTCTCCCCTTCCTCCTTCGCATACGACGCCGTCTGTCGCCGCTTCGCTCGTAAACTCCCCGCCGTTGTTATCTCCGTCAATTACCGCCTCTCCCCGGAACACCGCTACCCATCTCAATACGACGATGGATTCGACGTCATTCAATTCCTCAATCGCAGCGAACTCAAACAACTCCCGGATTTTGCGGACTTGTCGAAATGTTTCTTAGCTGGCGACAGTGCAGGTGCCAACCTGGCACACAACGTGGCAATCCGGGCAAGTCGGGAAGGGTCCCAGTTCCAGGTCGTTAAAATTATCGGGTTGATTTCGATCCAACCGTTTTTCGGAGGAGAGGAGAGAACGGATTCGGAGATTCGGTTGCGGAAAGTTCCGATCGTTTCGTTGGAACGAGCCGATTGGCTTTGGAAGGTGTTTTTGCCACAAGGGTCGGATAAAGATCATGAGGCAGTTAATGTGAGCGGGCCCAAAGCGGTTGATATTTCGGGTTTGGAGTATCCGGAAACGGTGGTGTTTGTTGGGGGATTCGACCCGTTACAGGATCGGCAGAGGGGTTACTATGAGTGGTTGAAGAAATCTGGGAAACAGGCTCGCTTAATCGAGTATCCAAACATGATGCATGCGTTTTATGTGTTTCCAGAATTGCCTGAGTCGTCTCAGTTGATAGCACAGGTCAAGGATTTCGTTTCCCATAAATGTAAAACTTCCAAttcctaataataatattattccaAGAAAGTAATATGAAGCGTATACACTCTCACTTCCTCTCACGCACAAAGTGTGTAgtgtattagttttttttttttaaccctatTTAATTGATGGttaaaaagaataacaaaaactGTACCATGCAGCTAGTTGAATTTGCCTATTGTGTCCTGATGCATCAATCGGTGGTTAGGGAAAACCCCAAATACTAGACACATGATGTATTACACTTTTATCatcaatgaaaaaatatttctatcttctattcataaaatatatatatatatatatatatatttgtatgtatTGCCTTTCCAGAACCAGAAGTACTATTAGATAGTAATTTAGATACAATCGTAATCATAATCATAAAATAGCGGCGGGCTTTTTCTTTATtacggtatttttttttttggctgtacATTAGCTTATGAACAGTAATCCATACTGTTCATGCACGTAGATTACCGTGCAAAAAACATTATGCACTATTCACTCACTGTTTATAGGACTTACAatcactttattaaaaaaaaaatattaaaaatagatctCACGGttctatttatacatttaaaaattattttgctataatattttcagtttttagttttcaacaaaataaactgtATCTAAACGGACTTTGTTGCATCCATTTATTTTATACGATAAAAACAGAGTCTTTTAGTTGAATATTGCAGAAAATCGAGTTTATTTATGATATAGGTATTATTTAAAGTTACTTagcaaattgagaaaataagCAAATTGAGGCAATGAAGTTGCCGAAATTCTAACAAAAAaggatgagagaggagagagaaatgatgtGATAGTTGGAGTGAGAAAAGAATTGAATTTTGGTAATGAGGATCCTTTTGACCGAATTCTTTCTCCCTAGATCGATGAAGTGCCCAAAGGAGAAGTGCtcgaaaggaaaaggaaaaaaaaaattatgtcaatcaagttgccga
The Quercus lobata isolate SW786 chromosome 10, ValleyOak3.0 Primary Assembly, whole genome shotgun sequence DNA segment above includes these coding regions:
- the LOC115962418 gene encoding probable carboxylesterase 18 isoform X1, coding for MSAKNKPSDSHSLVLPWKTRISVSALSAATDFFRRSDGTVNRHILSLLDLKASPNPNPVKGVKSSDIMVDPSRNLWFRLFVPADTDTTTTSLPVVIFFHGGGFTFLSPSSFAYDAVCRRFARKLPAVVISVNYRLSPEHRYPSQYDDGFDVIQFLNRSELKQLPDFADLSKCFLAGDSAGANLAHNVAIRASREGSQFQVVKIIGLISIQPFFGGEERTDSEIRLRKVPIVSLERADWLWKVFLPQGSDKDHEAVNVSGPKAVDISGLEYPETVVFVGGFDPLQDRQRGYYEWLKKSGKQARLIEYPNMMHAFYVFPELPESSQLIAQVKDFVSHKCKTSNS
- the LOC115962418 gene encoding probable carboxylesterase 18 isoform X2, which encodes MSAKNKPSDSHSLVLPWKTRISVSALSAATDFFRRSDGTVNRHILSLLDLKASPNPNPVKGVKSSDIMVDPSRNLWFRLFVPADTDTTTTSLPVVIFFHGGGFTFLSPSSFAYDAVCRRFARKLPAVVISVNYRLSPEHRYPSQYDDGFDVIQFLNRSELKQLPDFADLSKCFLAGDSAGANLAHNVAIRASREGSQFQVVKIIGLISIQPFFGGEERTDSEIRLRKVPIVSLERADWLWKVFLPQGSDKDHEAVNVSGPKAVDISGLEYPETVVFVGGFDPLQDRQRSYYEWLKKSGKQARLIEYPNMMHAFYVFPELPESSQLIAQVKDFVSHKCKTSNS
- the LOC115962418 gene encoding probable carboxylesterase 18 isoform X3, with product MSAKNKPSDSHSLVLPWKTRISVSALSAATDFFRRSDGTVNRHILSLLDLKASPNPNPVKGVKSSDIMVDPSRNLWFRLFVPADTDTTTTSLPVVIFFHGGGFTFLSPSSFAYDAVCRRFARKLPAVVISVNYRLSPEHRYPSQYDDGFDVIQFLNRSELKQLPDFADLSKCFLAGDSAGANLAHNVAIRASREGSQFQVVKIIGLISIQPFFGGEERTDSEIRLRKVPIVSLERADWLWKVFLPQGSDKDHEAVNVSGPKAVDISGLEYPETVVFVGGFDPLQDRQRSYYEWLKKSGKQARLIEYPNMMHAFYVFPELPESSQLIAQVKDFVSHKCKTSNS